The Vicia villosa cultivar HV-30 ecotype Madison, WI linkage group LG1, Vvil1.0, whole genome shotgun sequence genome includes a region encoding these proteins:
- the LOC131627967 gene encoding mannosyltransferase APTG1 isoform X1 translates to MRRRRETHQDENTKPTLQTPNSPKSVSDKQIFAFCLAFRMLNSLLVQSYFNPDEHWQGPEVAHRIAFGYGHLTWEWKQGIRSYFHPLIFVPLYKFLALLRLDTAWFMMRAPRLLQSVFSAVGDLYLYKLSSVLFGDSVAKWAVSFVFFMFEVLVCCIIVYRKKHFTVTLTISQLFSQLSNWFMFYCIARTLSNSLETVLTLVSLYFWPCMRTSSGKSSYVSRKWGLVLAALACAIRPTSAVTWMYVGVIELFNARDKLKFVFLEVAPIGTLVLGLTCLLDRFMYGSWVLVPLNFLKFNFLSSGGDYYGTHAWHWYFTQGFTVMIFSHIPFCIAGIIYSKQWKFTGLLAWVLGFYSILGHKEFRFVLPVLPIALMFSGYSLAMIEDPGAGSPQYKEKEFSKKRNKFPPKMTAAILFLLATNIPMALYMSLVHQKGPEDVMNHLAKEAFQGKVKSILFLTPCHATPFYSMLHHNLPMQFLDCTPSEEKGVLDESDRFMMDPVSFMSKFANNWSLPSHIVLFDSEEQKLRSFLISFDYREEKRFFNAHFKVDRDLQASIVVYVRIQ, encoded by the exons ATGAGACGAAGACGCGAAACTCACCAAGATGAAAACACCAAACCAACACTCCAAACTCCAAATTCCCCCAAATCAGTTTCAGATAAACAAATCTTCGCTTTCTGCTTAGCATTCCGAATGCTGAATTCACTTTTAGTGCAGAGTTACTTCAATCCCGATGAACACTGGCAAGGTCCCGAAGTTGCACATCGCATCGCATTCGG GTATGGTCATCTAACATGGGAATGGAAACAGGGTATTCGAAGCTACTTCCATCCGTTGATCTTTGTTCCACTTTACAAATTTCTAGCATTATTGCGTCTTGATACCGCTTGGTTCATG ATGAGAGCTCCAAGGTTATTACAATCAGTGTTCTCTGCCGTTGGTGATTTGTACTTGTACAAACTCTCTTCAGTTCTCTTTGGTGATTCCGTTGCAAAATGGGCTGTATCCTTTGTTTTTTTCATGTTTGAAGTTCTTGTTTGTTGTATTATTGTATATAGAAAGAAACATTTTACTGTTACCTTAACTATATCTCAGCTTTTTTCCCAGCTGTCGAATTGGTTTATGTTTTATTGCATTGCCCGTACATTATCTAATAGCTTGGAGACTGTTCTTACCCTGGTGTCTTTATACTTTTGGCCTTGTATGAGAACATCTTCAGGGAAAAGTTCATATGTTTCTAGGAAGTGGGGTTTAGTTCTGGCAGCATTAGCTTGTGCTATTCGCCCAACAAGTGCAGTCACATGGATGTATGTTGGTGTCATTGAGCTTTTTAACGCACGTGACAAATTGAAGTTTGTTTTTTTGGAGGTGGCTCCTATCGG GACCTTGGTACTTGGGCTTACCTGCTTACTAGATCGTTTTATGTACGGCTCATGGGTTCTAGTACCACTAAAttttctaaaattcaattttctttcCTCGGGCGGAGACTATTATGGAACTCACGCGTGGCACTGGTACTTCACTCAGGGATTTACAGTCATGATCTTCTCTCATATACCATTTTGTATAGCTGGTATCATTTATTCCAAACAGTGGAAGTTTACTGGCCTCCTTGCTTGGGTGTTGGGTTTCTACAGTATCTTAGGTCACAAGGAATTCAG GTTTGTCTTGCCAGTTCTTCCCATAGCTCTGATGTTCTCTGGTTATTCTTTGGCTATGATAGAAGATCCTGGTGCCGGTTCCCCGCAGtataaagaaaaagagttttcaaaaAAGCGTAACAAATTTCCTCCCAAGATGACAGCTGCTATATTGTTTTTGCTCGCTACCAATATACCAATGGCTTTGTATATGAGTTTGGTTCATCAG AAAGGACCCGAGGATGTCATGAACCACCTTGCTAAAGAAGCTTTTCAAGGGAAAGTGAAAAGTATCCTATTCCTAACACCGTGCCATGCTACTCCATTCTATTCCATGCTGCATCATAACCTACCAATGCAATTTCTTGACTGCACGCCAAG TGAAGAGAAAGGAGTCCTAGATGAGTCTGACCGTTTCATGATGGACCCTGTTTCTTTCATGTCAAAATTTGCAAATAATTGGTCTCTTCCCAGCCACATTGTTTTATTTGATTCAGAAGAGCAAAAATTGAGAAGCTTCTTAATTTCATTTGATTATAGAGAG GAGAAAAGGTTTTTTAATGCTCACTTCAAGGTAGATCGAGATCTTCAAGCTTCAATAGTTGTATATGTTCGAATACAATAG
- the LOC131627967 gene encoding mannosyltransferase APTG1 isoform X2 → MRRRRETHQDENTKPTLQTPNSPKSVSDKQIFAFCLAFRMLNSLLVQSYFNPDEHWQGPEVAHRIAFGYGHLTWEWKQGIRSYFHPLIFVPLYKFLALLRLDTAWFMMRAPRLLQSVFSAVGDLYLYKLSSVLFGDSVAKWALFSQLSNWFMFYCIARTLSNSLETVLTLVSLYFWPCMRTSSGKSSYVSRKWGLVLAALACAIRPTSAVTWMYVGVIELFNARDKLKFVFLEVAPIGTLVLGLTCLLDRFMYGSWVLVPLNFLKFNFLSSGGDYYGTHAWHWYFTQGFTVMIFSHIPFCIAGIIYSKQWKFTGLLAWVLGFYSILGHKEFRFVLPVLPIALMFSGYSLAMIEDPGAGSPQYKEKEFSKKRNKFPPKMTAAILFLLATNIPMALYMSLVHQKGPEDVMNHLAKEAFQGKVKSILFLTPCHATPFYSMLHHNLPMQFLDCTPSEEKGVLDESDRFMMDPVSFMSKFANNWSLPSHIVLFDSEEQKLRSFLISFDYREEKRFFNAHFKVDRDLQASIVVYVRIQ, encoded by the exons ATGAGACGAAGACGCGAAACTCACCAAGATGAAAACACCAAACCAACACTCCAAACTCCAAATTCCCCCAAATCAGTTTCAGATAAACAAATCTTCGCTTTCTGCTTAGCATTCCGAATGCTGAATTCACTTTTAGTGCAGAGTTACTTCAATCCCGATGAACACTGGCAAGGTCCCGAAGTTGCACATCGCATCGCATTCGG GTATGGTCATCTAACATGGGAATGGAAACAGGGTATTCGAAGCTACTTCCATCCGTTGATCTTTGTTCCACTTTACAAATTTCTAGCATTATTGCGTCTTGATACCGCTTGGTTCATG ATGAGAGCTCCAAGGTTATTACAATCAGTGTTCTCTGCCGTTGGTGATTTGTACTTGTACAAACTCTCTTCAGTTCTCTTTGGTGATTCCGTTGCAAAATGGGCT CTTTTTTCCCAGCTGTCGAATTGGTTTATGTTTTATTGCATTGCCCGTACATTATCTAATAGCTTGGAGACTGTTCTTACCCTGGTGTCTTTATACTTTTGGCCTTGTATGAGAACATCTTCAGGGAAAAGTTCATATGTTTCTAGGAAGTGGGGTTTAGTTCTGGCAGCATTAGCTTGTGCTATTCGCCCAACAAGTGCAGTCACATGGATGTATGTTGGTGTCATTGAGCTTTTTAACGCACGTGACAAATTGAAGTTTGTTTTTTTGGAGGTGGCTCCTATCGG GACCTTGGTACTTGGGCTTACCTGCTTACTAGATCGTTTTATGTACGGCTCATGGGTTCTAGTACCACTAAAttttctaaaattcaattttctttcCTCGGGCGGAGACTATTATGGAACTCACGCGTGGCACTGGTACTTCACTCAGGGATTTACAGTCATGATCTTCTCTCATATACCATTTTGTATAGCTGGTATCATTTATTCCAAACAGTGGAAGTTTACTGGCCTCCTTGCTTGGGTGTTGGGTTTCTACAGTATCTTAGGTCACAAGGAATTCAG GTTTGTCTTGCCAGTTCTTCCCATAGCTCTGATGTTCTCTGGTTATTCTTTGGCTATGATAGAAGATCCTGGTGCCGGTTCCCCGCAGtataaagaaaaagagttttcaaaaAAGCGTAACAAATTTCCTCCCAAGATGACAGCTGCTATATTGTTTTTGCTCGCTACCAATATACCAATGGCTTTGTATATGAGTTTGGTTCATCAG AAAGGACCCGAGGATGTCATGAACCACCTTGCTAAAGAAGCTTTTCAAGGGAAAGTGAAAAGTATCCTATTCCTAACACCGTGCCATGCTACTCCATTCTATTCCATGCTGCATCATAACCTACCAATGCAATTTCTTGACTGCACGCCAAG TGAAGAGAAAGGAGTCCTAGATGAGTCTGACCGTTTCATGATGGACCCTGTTTCTTTCATGTCAAAATTTGCAAATAATTGGTCTCTTCCCAGCCACATTGTTTTATTTGATTCAGAAGAGCAAAAATTGAGAAGCTTCTTAATTTCATTTGATTATAGAGAG GAGAAAAGGTTTTTTAATGCTCACTTCAAGGTAGATCGAGATCTTCAAGCTTCAATAGTTGTATATGTTCGAATACAATAG